Proteins encoded in a region of the Oncorhynchus clarkii lewisi isolate Uvic-CL-2024 chromosome 18, UVic_Ocla_1.0, whole genome shotgun sequence genome:
- the LOC139373132 gene encoding transcription factor Sp3-like isoform X3, with amino-acid sequence MATADVEGSQSEFLQHGGASENQTTDMTAIQLTSSDRWELLTPVSTGKDAQQGVVHIPNSGMMTSNGQYVLPIGNMDSQPIYVTASGNDGSANGVSSIQYQIHNSDGTLAGFSAQGLDDGSGQIQLIQDGSHGNIGISIATTTTSDLLTQAGHMQQIQGVSLAGGTTYSGAVPMGLSGGNITFLPINSIDLESLGLAGAQTVPIATTTDGQLIMGSQALEGQEGAAKQLATLVSEANGNTDLYVPTTSSSQLPETIDGTGVLTQATAVSAGVSDPSSENYNSHNHLQQIQVSTSHASSLSQPILQLSGDNQGAQGQDLSQSGQTLQSVQLVNPGTFLIQAQTVTASGQIQWQTFQVQGVQSLQGLQLPQVQGGQQLTLAPVQGLSMGQGGSITLPNLQTVTVNSIGQPGIQYTQGEEAGSPADIQIKEEPDSEEWQLSGDSTLNPSDINNLRVQMDDEDMDMSTGEGKRLRRVACTCPNCKEAGGRGSSLGKKKQHICHIVGCGKVYGKTSHLRAHLRWHSGERPFVCNWMFCGKRFTRSDELQRHRRTHTGEKKFVCAQCSKRFMRSDHLAKHIKTHQNKKGVASSSLSPPPSDTIITADGTTLILQSAAGAHDLLGNQEIPLQLVTVAPGEVME; translated from the exons ATGGCTACCGCGGACGTGGAAGGCAGTCAAAGCGAATTCCTACAGCACGGCGGAGCCTCGGAAAACCAG ACCACAGACATGACCGCCATCCAGCTAACAAGTTCAGACCGTTGGGAGTTGTTAACCCCGGTCTCGACCGGGAAGGATGCGCAGCAGGGAGTCGTCCACATTCCTAACTCTGGCATGATGACCTCTAACGGCCAGTATGTTCTCCCTATCGGGAACATGGACAGTCAGCCCATCTACGTCACAGCATCTGGTAACGACGGCTCAGCCAACGGAGTGTCCAGCATACAATACCAG ATCCACAACTCAGATGGAACTCTGGCAGGCTTCTCTGCACAGGGATTGGACGATGGCTCGGGCCAAATCCAGCTCATCCAGGACGGTAGCCATGGCAATATCGGAATCAGCATCGCCACGACGACAACCTCTGACCTCCTAACGCAGGCCGGGCATATGCAGCAGATTCAGGGCGTGTCATTGGCCGGGGGCACGACCTATAGCGGCGCGGTTCCCATGGGGCTGTCGGGGGGTAACATAACTTTCCTCCCTATCAACAGCATAGACCTCGAATCACTAGGGCTTGCCGGCGCTCAGACGGTTCCCATAGCAACGACGACCGACGGTCAGCTGATCATGGGCTCCCAAGCGCTGGAGGGGCAGGAAGGTGCAGCCAAACAGCTAGCGACCCTAGTTAGTGAAGCTAACGGTAACACAGACCTCTATGTGCCAACAACCTCATCATCCCAGCTGCCTGAGACCATCGACGGGACGGGGGTTCTGACCCAAGCTACTGCCGTGTCTGCCGGGGTTTCAGACCCATCCTCAGAGAACTACAACTCACACAACCACCTGCAGCAAATACAG GTGTCCACTTCTCATGCCTCGTCCCTCTCGCAGCCCATCCTACAGCTGTCGGGGGACAACCAGGGGGCCCAGGGACAGGATCTATCCCAGTCTGGGCAGACGCTCCAGAGTGTCCAGCTCGTCAACCCTGGAACCTTCCTCATCCAGGCCCAGACAGTCACTGCTTCGGGACAGATACAGTGGCAGACCTTCCAG GTCCAAGGGGTCCAGTCTCTGCAGGGCCTCCAGCTCCCCCAGGTCCAGGGGGGCCAGCAGCTGACTCTGGCTCCTGTCCAGGGCCTCTCTATGGGTCAGGGAGGATCCATCACCCTGCCTAACCTCCAGACTGTTACAGTCAACTCTATAGGACAGCCAGGGATACAATACACACAGGGAGAGGAGGCCGGCAGTCCTGCAG ACATCCAGATAAAGGAGGAGCCAGACTCTGAAGAGTGGCAGCTGAGTGGTGACTCCACCCTCAACCCCAGTGACATCAACAACCTGCGTGTCCAGATGGATGACGAAGACATGGACATGTCCACTGGGGAGGGCAAGAGGTTGAGGAGAGTCGCCTGCACCTGTCCCAACTGTAAAGAGGCTGGAGGGAG AGGGTCGAGTCTTGGTAAGAAGAAGCAGCATATCTGTCACATCGTGGGCTGTGGGAAGGTGTACGGTAAGACTTCTCACCTCAGGGCTCACCTCAGATGGCACAGCGGAGAACGGCCCTTCGTCTGCAACTGGATGTTCTGTGGCAAGCGGTTTACCCGGAGTGACGAGCTACAGAGACACAGACGGACACACACGG GAGAGAAGAAGTTTGTGTGCGCACAGTGTTCAAAGAGATTCATGCGTAGCGACCATCTGGCCAAACATATAAAGACTCACCAGAATAAAAAAGGTGTGGCTTCCTCCTCATTGTCTCCGCCCCCCAGCGACACCATCATCACCGCAGACGGAACCACCCTCATCCTTCAATCAGCTGCTGGTGCCCATGACCTCCTAGGCAATCAGGAGATCCCACTGCAGCTGGTCACTGTGGCGCCCGGTGAGGTCATGGAATGA
- the LOC139373132 gene encoding transcription factor Sp3-like isoform X1, producing the protein MLAPEQRLKQEEMATADVEGSQSEFLQHGGASENQTTDMTAIQLTSSDRWELLTPVSTGKDAQQGVVHIPNSGMMTSNGQYVLPIGNMDSQPIYVTASGNDGSANGVSSIQYQIHNSDGTLAGFSAQGLDDGSGQIQLIQDGSHGNIGISIATTTTSDLLTQAGHMQQIQGVSLAGGTTYSGAVPMGLSGGNITFLPINSIDLESLGLAGAQTVPIATTTDGQLIMGSQALEGQEGAAKQLATLVSEANGNTDLYVPTTSSSQLPETIDGTGVLTQATAVSAGVSDPSSENYNSHNHLQQIQVSTSHASSLSQPILQLSGDNQGAQGQDLSQSGQTLQSVQLVNPGTFLIQAQTVTASGQIQWQTFQVQGVQSLQGLQLPQVQGGQQLTLAPVQGLSMGQGGSITLPNLQTVTVNSIGQPGIQYTQGEEAGSPADIQIKEEPDSEEWQLSGDSTLNPSDINNLRVQMDDEDMDMSTGEGKRLRRVACTCPNCKEAGGRGSSLGKKKQHICHIVGCGKVYGKTSHLRAHLRWHSGERPFVCNWMFCGKRFTRSDELQRHRRTHTGEKKFVCAQCSKRFMRSDHLAKHIKTHQNKKGVASSSLSPPPSDTIITADGTTLILQSAAGAHDLLGNQEIPLQLVTVAPGEVME; encoded by the exons ATGCTAGCGCCAGAGCAACGTTTGAAACAAGAGGAAATGGCTACCGCGGACGTGGAAGGCAGTCAAAGCGAATTCCTACAGCACGGCGGAGCCTCGGAAAACCAG ACCACAGACATGACCGCCATCCAGCTAACAAGTTCAGACCGTTGGGAGTTGTTAACCCCGGTCTCGACCGGGAAGGATGCGCAGCAGGGAGTCGTCCACATTCCTAACTCTGGCATGATGACCTCTAACGGCCAGTATGTTCTCCCTATCGGGAACATGGACAGTCAGCCCATCTACGTCACAGCATCTGGTAACGACGGCTCAGCCAACGGAGTGTCCAGCATACAATACCAG ATCCACAACTCAGATGGAACTCTGGCAGGCTTCTCTGCACAGGGATTGGACGATGGCTCGGGCCAAATCCAGCTCATCCAGGACGGTAGCCATGGCAATATCGGAATCAGCATCGCCACGACGACAACCTCTGACCTCCTAACGCAGGCCGGGCATATGCAGCAGATTCAGGGCGTGTCATTGGCCGGGGGCACGACCTATAGCGGCGCGGTTCCCATGGGGCTGTCGGGGGGTAACATAACTTTCCTCCCTATCAACAGCATAGACCTCGAATCACTAGGGCTTGCCGGCGCTCAGACGGTTCCCATAGCAACGACGACCGACGGTCAGCTGATCATGGGCTCCCAAGCGCTGGAGGGGCAGGAAGGTGCAGCCAAACAGCTAGCGACCCTAGTTAGTGAAGCTAACGGTAACACAGACCTCTATGTGCCAACAACCTCATCATCCCAGCTGCCTGAGACCATCGACGGGACGGGGGTTCTGACCCAAGCTACTGCCGTGTCTGCCGGGGTTTCAGACCCATCCTCAGAGAACTACAACTCACACAACCACCTGCAGCAAATACAG GTGTCCACTTCTCATGCCTCGTCCCTCTCGCAGCCCATCCTACAGCTGTCGGGGGACAACCAGGGGGCCCAGGGACAGGATCTATCCCAGTCTGGGCAGACGCTCCAGAGTGTCCAGCTCGTCAACCCTGGAACCTTCCTCATCCAGGCCCAGACAGTCACTGCTTCGGGACAGATACAGTGGCAGACCTTCCAG GTCCAAGGGGTCCAGTCTCTGCAGGGCCTCCAGCTCCCCCAGGTCCAGGGGGGCCAGCAGCTGACTCTGGCTCCTGTCCAGGGCCTCTCTATGGGTCAGGGAGGATCCATCACCCTGCCTAACCTCCAGACTGTTACAGTCAACTCTATAGGACAGCCAGGGATACAATACACACAGGGAGAGGAGGCCGGCAGTCCTGCAG ACATCCAGATAAAGGAGGAGCCAGACTCTGAAGAGTGGCAGCTGAGTGGTGACTCCACCCTCAACCCCAGTGACATCAACAACCTGCGTGTCCAGATGGATGACGAAGACATGGACATGTCCACTGGGGAGGGCAAGAGGTTGAGGAGAGTCGCCTGCACCTGTCCCAACTGTAAAGAGGCTGGAGGGAG AGGGTCGAGTCTTGGTAAGAAGAAGCAGCATATCTGTCACATCGTGGGCTGTGGGAAGGTGTACGGTAAGACTTCTCACCTCAGGGCTCACCTCAGATGGCACAGCGGAGAACGGCCCTTCGTCTGCAACTGGATGTTCTGTGGCAAGCGGTTTACCCGGAGTGACGAGCTACAGAGACACAGACGGACACACACGG GAGAGAAGAAGTTTGTGTGCGCACAGTGTTCAAAGAGATTCATGCGTAGCGACCATCTGGCCAAACATATAAAGACTCACCAGAATAAAAAAGGTGTGGCTTCCTCCTCATTGTCTCCGCCCCCCAGCGACACCATCATCACCGCAGACGGAACCACCCTCATCCTTCAATCAGCTGCTGGTGCCCATGACCTCCTAGGCAATCAGGAGATCCCACTGCAGCTGGTCACTGTGGCGCCCGGTGAGGTCATGGAATGA
- the LOC139373131 gene encoding obg-like ATPase 1: MPPKKGEGPKQPPLIGRFGTSLKIGIVGLPNVGKSTFFNVLTKSQAAAENFPFCTIDPNESRVPIPDERYDYLCTFHKPLSKVPAFLNVVDIAGLVKGAHAGQGLGNAFLSHISACDGIFHMTRAFEDEDIIHVEGNVDPVRDIEIIHEELRLKDEESLGPIIDKLEKTAVRGGDKKLKPEYDIMLKVKNWISEEKKHVRFYNDWNEKEIDVLNKYLFLTSKPMIYLVNLSEKDYIRKKNKWLIKIKEWVDAHDPGAMVIPVSGGLEAKLQDMTDEEKDKYCEEAKTQSVLTKIIKTGYAALQLEYFFTAGPDEVRAWTVRKGSKAPQAAGKIHTDFEKGFIMAEVMKFQDFKEEGTENAVKAAGKYRQLGRNYIVEDGDIIFFKFNTPNAPKAAKK, from the exons ATGCCTCCAAAGAAGGGAGAAGGACCAAAACAACCACCACTGATTGGACGTTTCGGGACTTCTTTGAAGATTGGGATTGTGGGATTGCCGAATGTTGG GAAGTCAACATTCTTCAATGTGCTGACCAAGAGCCAAGCCGCAGCAGAGAATTTTCCCTTCTGCACTATCGACCCCAACGAGAGCAGAGTACCCATCCCTGACGAACGCTATGACTACCTCTGCACCTTCCACAAGCCCCTCAG TAAAGTCCCAGCGTTTCTGAATGTGGTGGACATAGCTGGGCTGGTGAAAGGAGCTCACGCTGGACAAGGACTGGGCAACGCCTTCCTGTCTCACATTAGTGCCTGCGATGGCATCTTCCACATGACAC GTGCGTTTGAGGATGAGGACATCATCCATGTGGAGGGTAATGTGGACCCAGTGAGGGACATTGAGATAATCCATGAGGAGCTACGGCTGAAGGATGAGGAGTCTCTTGGACCAATCATAGATAAGTTGGAGAAGACTGCTGTCAGAGGAGGAGACAAGAAACTCAAACCTGAATAC GACATCATGTTGAAGGTAAAGAACTGGATTTCGGAGGAGAAGAAACATGTCCGCTTCTACAATGACTGGAACGAGAAGGAG ATTGATGTGCTGAACAAATACCTGTTCCTCACGTCCAAGCCCATGATCTACCTGGTCAACCTCTCAGAGAAGGACTACATCAGGAAAAAGAACAAGTG GCTGATTAAGATTAAGGAGTGGGTCGATGCCCATGACCCAGGAGCTATGGTCATACCAGTGAGTGGAGGTCTTGAGGCCAAACTACAGGACATGACCGACGAGGAGAAGGACAAATACTGTGAGGAGGCAAAGACTCAGAG TGTACTGACTAAGATCATTAAGACGGGCTATGCAGCTCTGCAGTTGGAATATTTCTTCACAGCGGGACCAGACGAGGTTAGAGCGTGGACTGTCAGG AAAGGCAGCAAGGCGCCCCAGGCGGCAGGGAAGATCCACACTGACTTTGAGAAAGGTTTCATCATGGCAGAGGTCATGAAGTTCCAGGACTTCAAAGAAGAGGGCACTGAGAATGCTGTCAag GCTGCTGGGAAGTACAGGCAACTGGGCAGGAACTACATTGTGGAGGACGGAGACATTATATTTTTCAAATTCAACACACCCAATGCACCCAAGGCAGCGAAGAAGTGA
- the LOC139373132 gene encoding transcription factor Sp3-like isoform X2 — protein sequence MLAPEQRLKQEEMATADVEGSQSEFLQHGGASENQTTDMTAIQLTSSDRWELLTPVSTGKDAQQGVVHIPNSGMMTSNGQYVLPIGNMDSQPIYVTASGNDGSANGVSSIQYQIHNSDGTLAGFSAQGLDDGSGQIQLIQDGSHGNIGISIATTTTSDLLTQAGHMQQIQGVSLAGGTTYSGAVPMGLSGGNITFLPINSIDLESLGLAGAQTVPIATTTDGQLIMGSQALEGQEGAAKQLATLVSEANGNTDLYVPTTSSSQLPETIDGTGVLTQATAVSAGVSDPSSENYNSHNHLQQIQPILQLSGDNQGAQGQDLSQSGQTLQSVQLVNPGTFLIQAQTVTASGQIQWQTFQVQGVQSLQGLQLPQVQGGQQLTLAPVQGLSMGQGGSITLPNLQTVTVNSIGQPGIQYTQGEEAGSPADIQIKEEPDSEEWQLSGDSTLNPSDINNLRVQMDDEDMDMSTGEGKRLRRVACTCPNCKEAGGRGSSLGKKKQHICHIVGCGKVYGKTSHLRAHLRWHSGERPFVCNWMFCGKRFTRSDELQRHRRTHTGEKKFVCAQCSKRFMRSDHLAKHIKTHQNKKGVASSSLSPPPSDTIITADGTTLILQSAAGAHDLLGNQEIPLQLVTVAPGEVME from the exons ATGCTAGCGCCAGAGCAACGTTTGAAACAAGAGGAAATGGCTACCGCGGACGTGGAAGGCAGTCAAAGCGAATTCCTACAGCACGGCGGAGCCTCGGAAAACCAG ACCACAGACATGACCGCCATCCAGCTAACAAGTTCAGACCGTTGGGAGTTGTTAACCCCGGTCTCGACCGGGAAGGATGCGCAGCAGGGAGTCGTCCACATTCCTAACTCTGGCATGATGACCTCTAACGGCCAGTATGTTCTCCCTATCGGGAACATGGACAGTCAGCCCATCTACGTCACAGCATCTGGTAACGACGGCTCAGCCAACGGAGTGTCCAGCATACAATACCAG ATCCACAACTCAGATGGAACTCTGGCAGGCTTCTCTGCACAGGGATTGGACGATGGCTCGGGCCAAATCCAGCTCATCCAGGACGGTAGCCATGGCAATATCGGAATCAGCATCGCCACGACGACAACCTCTGACCTCCTAACGCAGGCCGGGCATATGCAGCAGATTCAGGGCGTGTCATTGGCCGGGGGCACGACCTATAGCGGCGCGGTTCCCATGGGGCTGTCGGGGGGTAACATAACTTTCCTCCCTATCAACAGCATAGACCTCGAATCACTAGGGCTTGCCGGCGCTCAGACGGTTCCCATAGCAACGACGACCGACGGTCAGCTGATCATGGGCTCCCAAGCGCTGGAGGGGCAGGAAGGTGCAGCCAAACAGCTAGCGACCCTAGTTAGTGAAGCTAACGGTAACACAGACCTCTATGTGCCAACAACCTCATCATCCCAGCTGCCTGAGACCATCGACGGGACGGGGGTTCTGACCCAAGCTACTGCCGTGTCTGCCGGGGTTTCAGACCCATCCTCAGAGAACTACAACTCACACAACCACCTGCAGCAAATACAG CCCATCCTACAGCTGTCGGGGGACAACCAGGGGGCCCAGGGACAGGATCTATCCCAGTCTGGGCAGACGCTCCAGAGTGTCCAGCTCGTCAACCCTGGAACCTTCCTCATCCAGGCCCAGACAGTCACTGCTTCGGGACAGATACAGTGGCAGACCTTCCAG GTCCAAGGGGTCCAGTCTCTGCAGGGCCTCCAGCTCCCCCAGGTCCAGGGGGGCCAGCAGCTGACTCTGGCTCCTGTCCAGGGCCTCTCTATGGGTCAGGGAGGATCCATCACCCTGCCTAACCTCCAGACTGTTACAGTCAACTCTATAGGACAGCCAGGGATACAATACACACAGGGAGAGGAGGCCGGCAGTCCTGCAG ACATCCAGATAAAGGAGGAGCCAGACTCTGAAGAGTGGCAGCTGAGTGGTGACTCCACCCTCAACCCCAGTGACATCAACAACCTGCGTGTCCAGATGGATGACGAAGACATGGACATGTCCACTGGGGAGGGCAAGAGGTTGAGGAGAGTCGCCTGCACCTGTCCCAACTGTAAAGAGGCTGGAGGGAG AGGGTCGAGTCTTGGTAAGAAGAAGCAGCATATCTGTCACATCGTGGGCTGTGGGAAGGTGTACGGTAAGACTTCTCACCTCAGGGCTCACCTCAGATGGCACAGCGGAGAACGGCCCTTCGTCTGCAACTGGATGTTCTGTGGCAAGCGGTTTACCCGGAGTGACGAGCTACAGAGACACAGACGGACACACACGG GAGAGAAGAAGTTTGTGTGCGCACAGTGTTCAAAGAGATTCATGCGTAGCGACCATCTGGCCAAACATATAAAGACTCACCAGAATAAAAAAGGTGTGGCTTCCTCCTCATTGTCTCCGCCCCCCAGCGACACCATCATCACCGCAGACGGAACCACCCTCATCCTTCAATCAGCTGCTGGTGCCCATGACCTCCTAGGCAATCAGGAGATCCCACTGCAGCTGGTCACTGTGGCGCCCGGTGAGGTCATGGAATGA